Proteins co-encoded in one Acidobacteriota bacterium genomic window:
- a CDS encoding M28 family peptidase: MKLIASIGLALSLVVTASAQKPQTKPATTRPSAKFSGQAAYELTKQFLAAAPHRWIGSPDHAKAEEFIKSHFTAEAAKGNFETDSFSASTPAGQLAMKNFIVRYPGKKDGVIVLASHYETNYPLRDTGFVGANDGASTTAFLIELGNYLRAHPPEGYSVWLVFDDGEEAIQSWSDRDSLYGTRHLAAKWSQEGTLKKIKAFIVVDMIADKDLNIDRDQNSTPWLLDLLATAAKNTGHSSYVFAKENALQDDHLPFRQRGVPVLDIIDIDYGTPTRENPEGYHHTPLDTLDKISAHSLQVTGDLVVELIRLINQRG; this comes from the coding sequence GTGAAGCTCATAGCCTCCATCGGTCTTGCGCTCAGCCTCGTGGTAACTGCCTCTGCGCAGAAGCCCCAGACAAAGCCTGCGACGACCAGACCCTCTGCGAAGTTCAGCGGGCAGGCTGCCTATGAGTTGACGAAGCAGTTCCTTGCTGCCGCTCCTCACCGCTGGATTGGTTCACCCGACCACGCGAAGGCCGAGGAGTTCATCAAGTCGCACTTCACAGCCGAGGCGGCGAAGGGCAACTTCGAGACGGACAGCTTCTCCGCGTCCACGCCTGCCGGACAGCTTGCGATGAAGAACTTCATCGTGCGTTATCCCGGGAAAAAGGACGGCGTAATCGTCCTCGCCAGCCACTACGAGACGAACTACCCCCTGCGCGATACCGGCTTTGTGGGGGCGAACGACGGCGCATCGACAACTGCGTTCCTGATCGAGCTGGGCAACTATCTTCGCGCGCATCCGCCCGAGGGATACAGCGTCTGGCTGGTCTTCGACGATGGCGAAGAGGCCATCCAGTCGTGGAGCGACCGGGATTCTCTCTACGGCACACGCCATCTGGCGGCGAAGTGGTCGCAGGAGGGAACGCTCAAGAAGATCAAGGCCTTCATCGTCGTCGACATGATCGCCGACAAGGACCTGAACATCGACCGCGACCAGAACTCCACCCCGTGGCTTCTGGACCTCCTGGCGACGGCTGCTAAGAACACGGGACACTCGTCCTACGTCTTCGCGAAGGAAAACGCTCTGCAGGATGACCATCTGCCGTTCCGCCAGCGCGGAGTCCCGGTGCTCGACATCATCGACATCGACTACGGGACGCCAACACGGGAGAACCCCGAGGGCTATCACCACACCCCACTCGACACGCTGGACAAGATCAGCGCGCACTCGCTGCAAGTGACGGGCGACCTCGTTGTCGAGTTGATACGCCTGATCAACCAGCGCGGCTAA
- a CDS encoding heme exporter protein CcmB, which produces MKYARYVLDHLKKDLRLEWRSRDSINGMLFFVLLVVVVFAIAFDPAGYPTVARQISGGILWVGLLFASMTALNQSWTREQRNQVLEAQRMAPSPASALFIGKALANMIFVLIVELVLGPIFVIFFNLHVLGNAWLLALILPLGTWALVVNGTFFAALGLRARNRELLLPLILLPLSLPAVLMMVQATSGVLTGDLDPIQIRTWITQLAGFDIIYTTVCILFFETVLNAE; this is translated from the coding sequence TTGAAGTACGCCCGCTACGTTCTCGATCACCTCAAGAAGGATCTGCGCCTGGAATGGCGGTCCCGCGACTCGATCAACGGAATGCTCTTCTTTGTTCTGCTGGTGGTCGTCGTCTTCGCCATCGCCTTTGACCCGGCGGGCTACCCTACAGTGGCTCGACAGATTTCAGGAGGCATTCTCTGGGTGGGGCTGCTGTTCGCCTCCATGACCGCGCTCAACCAGTCGTGGACACGCGAGCAGCGCAACCAGGTGCTCGAAGCCCAGCGCATGGCGCCGTCGCCCGCATCAGCGCTCTTCATCGGCAAGGCACTGGCCAACATGATCTTCGTACTGATCGTCGAGCTCGTGCTCGGACCGATCTTTGTCATCTTCTTCAACCTGCATGTGCTGGGGAACGCCTGGCTGCTGGCTCTCATCCTCCCCCTGGGGACATGGGCGCTCGTCGTCAACGGAACCTTCTTCGCCGCGTTGGGCCTGCGGGCACGCAACCGCGAACTCCTGTTGCCGTTGATTCTGCTACCGCTGTCGCTGCCTGCGGTGCTGATGATGGTGCAGGCGACCAGCGGCGTCCTAACCGGCGACCTCGATCCCATCCAGATTCGCACCTGGATCACGCAGCTAGCAGGTTTCGACATCATTTATACGACCGTCTGCATCCTGTTCTTTGAGACCGTGCTCAACGCGGAGTAA
- the ybaK gene encoding Cys-tRNA(Pro) deacylase, protein MKSSAPAKTNAARLLDSLGITYELRAYEVDPEDLTAISVARKIGLPAEQVFKTLLSHTNGGEHLFAVIPGDSELDLKKLAHAAGVKKAELASLKDVEPLTGYIRGGVTVMGARKPFPAFVDETIELFDVISVSAGLRGLQVILSPADYLRASAATLADLTRAHTGETR, encoded by the coding sequence ATGAAATCTTCGGCCCCAGCAAAGACGAACGCGGCGCGGCTTCTCGATTCACTTGGAATCACGTATGAGCTGCGCGCCTACGAGGTCGACCCCGAAGACCTGACGGCGATCTCGGTCGCGCGCAAGATCGGACTTCCCGCAGAGCAGGTCTTCAAGACGTTGCTCTCGCACACCAACGGCGGCGAGCATCTGTTTGCCGTCATTCCCGGCGACTCTGAACTTGACCTGAAGAAGCTGGCCCACGCCGCCGGGGTCAAGAAGGCCGAGCTGGCATCGCTGAAAGACGTCGAGCCACTGACCGGATACATCCGCGGCGGAGTCACCGTCATGGGAGCGCGCAAGCCCTTTCCTGCCTTTGTCGACGAGACGATCGAGCTGTTCGACGTGATCAGCGTCTCGGCAGGGCTGCGCGGGTTGCAGGTGATTCTCTCGCCTGCCGACTACCTTCGCGCTTCCGCTGCAACGCTCGCCGACCTCACCAGGGCGCATACCGGAGAGACACGTTGA
- a CDS encoding ABC transporter ATP-binding protein, which produces MSTTDTIRSSPAASLDSASKIYGTFAALRNATATFPMGTCTVILGENGAGKSTLLRIVAGLITPSRGTATVFGELPHKQRRRVAYMSHAPMLYDELTAMENLRYFARLHRGEGCDCVGSPEMALRAVGLDPTLTRPVGQYSQGMRQRASLARVLQTDPELLLLDEPFSNLDAKSSLHMVELLADFRTWPVAGGGARTIILTTHQASLAEPIADRTIVMRQGQIVDTVVRQPA; this is translated from the coding sequence ATGTCGACGACCGACACAATCCGTAGCAGTCCGGCTGCCTCGCTCGACTCGGCATCGAAGATCTACGGCACCTTCGCCGCGCTTCGCAATGCAACTGCAACATTTCCCATGGGCACCTGCACCGTCATCCTGGGAGAGAACGGCGCCGGCAAATCGACCCTGCTGCGCATCGTCGCCGGCCTGATCACGCCGAGCCGAGGGACGGCAACCGTCTTCGGCGAGCTGCCGCACAAGCAGCGTCGCCGCGTGGCTTACATGAGTCACGCCCCTATGCTCTACGACGAGTTGACCGCCATGGAGAACCTGCGCTACTTCGCCAGGCTACATCGCGGCGAAGGGTGCGACTGCGTCGGTTCGCCGGAGATGGCGCTGCGCGCGGTCGGGCTTGACCCCACACTCACGCGGCCTGTCGGCCAGTACTCGCAGGGCATGCGTCAACGCGCCTCGCTTGCGCGCGTATTGCAGACCGACCCGGAGCTGCTGCTGCTGGATGAGCCGTTTTCAAATCTCGATGCGAAAAGCTCGCTGCACATGGTTGAGCTGCTCGCCGACTTCCGCACATGGCCGGTTGCGGGCGGAGGAGCACGCACCATCATCCTCACAACGCACCAGGCGTCGCTCGCCGAACCGATCGCCGATCGCACCATCGTCATGCGCCAGGGCCAGATCGTCGATACGGTGGTCAGGCAGCCTGCATGA
- a CDS encoding M20/M25/M40 family metallo-hydrolase, translated as MEVRDVRHITNALYAGFGAILLAGSLSAQTMPLDAASRELARDLFKQLIETDTTDSAGSVTAAAEAMRKRLLDAGFPEADVVVLGPNARKGNMVARYRGRAGSTKKPVLIIGHIDVVEAKREDWTTDPFVFTEKDGYFYGRGTQDMKDSAAALMASFIRMKREGYVPDRDIILALTADEEGGASNGVSWLLKNHRELIDAAFALNPDAGGLNTVKGKPESLGVEATEKLYADFRLTVTNPGGHSSLPKKDNAIYRLAAALERLEAYRFPTELNTVTRGYFEATEKTQQGQVREDMLGALKSPPDEAAVARLSEDPLYNATLRTTCVATMLEAGHAPNALPQRAQANVNCRIFPGHTPAEIRSKLIEVVADPKIEVQLLDSAGKPSDDRLNELSVTPPPLNEEVFGALRKVVAETWPGLPIVPEMETGATDSKYTMAAGIPSYGFCGMGIDEDDSRAHGRDERLGVESYYTGVEFQYRYLKALTGGAGE; from the coding sequence ATGGAGGTTCGTGACGTGAGACATATAACGAATGCGCTCTATGCAGGTTTTGGCGCGATACTGCTCGCCGGTTCCTTGAGCGCACAGACGATGCCATTGGATGCGGCATCGCGTGAGCTGGCTCGCGACCTGTTCAAGCAGCTGATCGAGACTGACACGACGGATTCCGCAGGCAGCGTTACTGCGGCGGCGGAGGCGATGCGCAAGCGCCTGCTCGATGCAGGCTTTCCCGAAGCCGACGTCGTGGTGCTCGGTCCGAACGCGCGCAAGGGAAATATGGTCGCACGCTACAGGGGCCGCGCCGGAAGCACGAAGAAGCCGGTCCTGATCATCGGGCACATCGACGTTGTCGAGGCGAAGCGCGAAGACTGGACGACCGATCCCTTCGTCTTCACGGAGAAGGACGGCTACTTTTACGGGCGCGGCACACAGGACATGAAGGACTCCGCCGCGGCTCTGATGGCGAGCTTCATTCGCATGAAGCGTGAGGGCTATGTCCCCGACCGTGACATCATCCTCGCGCTGACAGCCGATGAAGAGGGCGGAGCGTCCAACGGCGTGAGCTGGCTGCTCAAGAACCATCGCGAGCTGATCGACGCTGCGTTTGCGCTGAACCCCGACGCTGGCGGCCTGAACACAGTCAAGGGCAAGCCGGAGAGTCTGGGAGTTGAGGCTACCGAGAAGCTGTATGCTGACTTTCGTCTGACGGTGACGAATCCCGGCGGCCACAGCTCGCTGCCGAAGAAAGACAATGCGATCTACCGGTTGGCTGCTGCGCTGGAGCGGCTTGAGGCCTATCGTTTTCCCACAGAGCTGAACACGGTGACGCGCGGCTATTTTGAGGCGACGGAGAAGACCCAGCAGGGGCAGGTGAGGGAAGACATGCTTGGCGCGCTGAAGTCGCCGCCGGACGAGGCTGCGGTCGCACGGCTCTCCGAGGATCCGTTGTATAACGCAACGCTGCGGACGACCTGTGTTGCCACGATGCTGGAAGCGGGACACGCTCCCAATGCTCTACCGCAGCGGGCGCAGGCAAATGTGAATTGCAGAATCTTCCCTGGGCATACGCCGGCGGAGATACGTTCAAAGTTGATCGAGGTCGTTGCCGATCCAAAGATTGAGGTTCAGTTGCTCGACAGCGCGGGTAAGCCGAGCGATGACAGATTGAACGAGTTGTCGGTCACGCCGCCGCCGTTGAACGAGGAGGTCTTTGGAGCGCTGCGCAAGGTCGTTGCTGAGACCTGGCCTGGGCTGCCGATTGTTCCCGAGATGGAGACCGGAGCGACTGACAGCAAGTACACGATGGCCGCGGGGATTCCGTCGTATGGCTTCTGCGGCATGGGGATCGACGAAGACGACTCCCGCGCTCATGGACGCGACGAGAGGCTCGGGGTCGAGTCGTACTACACGGGGGTGGAGTTCCAGTATCGCTACCTGAAGGCGCTTACCGGAGGAGCAGGAGAATAA
- a CDS encoding cytochrome c maturation protein CcmE has protein sequence MATPDQRPDQKNPIKIIAATVIILATVAYLAFTGVRDNKSYYVTISELQGMGDKAYVRHLRVAGNVAPGSIERSGTNATFTLLEQGKTLRVAYKGSEPPPDTFKDDAQALAIGTFGKDGVFHATQLQAKCASKYAPAANQPATTTAAAAMPAASR, from the coding sequence ATGGCGACCCCAGATCAGCGACCCGATCAGAAAAACCCAATCAAGATCATTGCCGCCACTGTCATCATTCTGGCGACCGTGGCCTACCTGGCCTTTACAGGTGTGCGCGACAACAAGAGCTACTACGTCACCATCAGCGAGTTGCAGGGTATGGGCGACAAAGCCTACGTCCGCCATCTGCGCGTAGCAGGCAATGTTGCGCCGGGCAGCATTGAGCGTTCGGGCACCAATGCAACATTTACGCTGCTCGAGCAGGGCAAGACGCTCCGTGTGGCCTACAAAGGCTCTGAACCGCCGCCGGACACCTTCAAAGACGACGCGCAGGCTCTGGCCATTGGAACCTTCGGAAAGGATGGCGTCTTCCACGCTACCCAGCTTCAGGCCAAGTGCGCCTCGAAGTATGCCCCGGCTGCCAACCAGCCAGCGACAACGACCGCCGCGGCGGCGATGCCTGCTGCCAGCCGTTAG
- a CDS encoding PadR family transcriptional regulator, with product MGDAKLDLLQGTLDLMVLQTLAAMGDMHGYGIARRIEQVSGDEVLLNQGTIYAALVRLQQRGWIAAEWGSSENNRKAKFYSITKRGRKQLAEDTAYWVRLSGVMGRVLAMTEDGGKQ from the coding sequence ATGGGAGACGCGAAGCTCGATCTTTTACAGGGAACGCTGGATCTGATGGTTCTACAGACTTTAGCTGCCATGGGCGATATGCACGGATACGGCATTGCACGGCGCATTGAGCAAGTGAGTGGGGATGAGGTGCTGCTGAACCAGGGGACGATCTATGCGGCGCTGGTTCGTTTGCAGCAGCGCGGCTGGATCGCGGCGGAGTGGGGATCGTCAGAGAACAACCGCAAGGCCAAGTTCTACTCCATTACGAAGCGGGGAAGAAAACAGTTAGCGGAGGACACTGCTTACTGGGTGCGCCTCTCCGGCGTGATGGGCCGCGTGCTGGCGATGACGGAAGACGGAGGCAAGCAATGA